In Arthrobacter sp. PAMC25284, a single genomic region encodes these proteins:
- a CDS encoding LCP family protein, with amino-acid sequence MTYPHDTDGLPPAPATRRRRNAKKRKGRMVLIVVAALVALVTVVAAGYLFNLGRTFDSGTTKIEQAFPDESTRPKKTDGAMNILVMGSDSRGATGEDAADGQATNQRADTLMLMHIPADRKNIYTMSLMRDLWVTIPGHGEAKINAALALGGTPLMVQTVESIFNQRIDHVAMIDFEGFKGLTDALGGVTVDVKVPFTSSSLDRQFTAGKNTLNGEEALVFVRERYAFTDGDYQRVRNQQEFLKAIMQKSVNRQTLTNPVTINNMVSSLSPFISVDESLDAATVAGLAVELKDVRPANTVMFTLPTNGIGTSSDGQSIVLTDPEAIQGISDALAAGKLGDYVAANGLTKGN; translated from the coding sequence ATGACGTACCCGCACGATACCGACGGCCTCCCGCCCGCGCCCGCTACGAGGCGCCGGCGTAACGCCAAGAAACGCAAAGGCCGGATGGTACTGATTGTCGTCGCCGCCCTTGTTGCACTGGTTACGGTGGTCGCCGCAGGCTACCTGTTCAACCTTGGCCGCACGTTCGATTCCGGGACAACGAAGATCGAGCAGGCCTTCCCGGATGAATCCACGCGGCCCAAGAAGACGGATGGCGCAATGAACATCCTCGTGATGGGCAGCGACAGCCGGGGCGCCACCGGAGAGGACGCAGCCGACGGCCAGGCCACCAACCAGCGCGCCGACACGCTGATGCTGATGCATATTCCGGCGGACCGCAAGAACATTTACACCATGTCCCTGATGCGGGATCTGTGGGTCACCATTCCGGGCCACGGCGAGGCGAAGATCAATGCCGCACTCGCCCTGGGAGGGACGCCGCTGATGGTCCAGACGGTCGAGTCGATTTTCAACCAGCGCATCGACCACGTGGCCATGATCGACTTTGAAGGTTTCAAGGGCCTCACCGATGCCCTGGGCGGCGTGACTGTGGACGTCAAGGTGCCTTTCACGTCCAGCAGTCTGGACCGGCAGTTCACGGCAGGGAAAAACACCCTCAACGGGGAGGAAGCCCTGGTCTTCGTCCGGGAGCGGTACGCCTTTACCGATGGCGACTACCAGCGGGTCCGGAACCAGCAGGAGTTCCTCAAAGCCATCATGCAGAAGTCGGTCAATCGACAGACGCTTACCAACCCCGTCACGATCAACAATATGGTGAGCTCCCTTTCGCCGTTTATCAGTGTGGACGAGTCCTTGGACGCTGCCACCGTGGCCGGCCTGGCAGTGGAGTTGAAGGACGTGCGCCCGGCCAACACCGTAATGTTCACGCTGCCCACCAACGGCATTGGCACCTCCAGTGACGGGCAGTCAATTGTCCTGACTGACCCCGAGGCCATCCAGGGCATCTCCGACGCCCTGGCGGCCGGCAAGCTCGGAGATTATGTGGCGGCAAACGGTCTCACCAAGGGCAACTGA